The following are from one region of the Ruficoccus sp. ZRK36 genome:
- a CDS encoding tetratricopeptide repeat protein — protein MKRSLLTFFIVLCSGIALLQAQESSASAGSLDERFVAANQALSDGQFQPAIDGYTALLAESPSATVYYNLGNAYYRDGQYGRAILQYERCLVLNPDNADARANLKLAQDAAQVDPPARTWYENYAQAAGVNTWTWLAVVSFWGAAFLIVLPPLFRWRSPWRPLLLTLCVIGLGVSGTGLAGYHFMSQEGIVLTDDAPLKLAPTSTSPAKSFLHAGQPADIKKTHGDYAYVVTATGEQGWMSSDVFAPIWDMR, from the coding sequence ATGAAACGCTCTTTGTTGACCTTTTTTATCGTCCTGTGCTCGGGTATCGCTCTGCTCCAGGCACAGGAGAGCTCCGCCTCGGCGGGCAGTCTCGACGAGCGTTTCGTCGCTGCTAATCAGGCCCTGAGCGACGGTCAGTTCCAGCCGGCTATCGACGGCTATACTGCCCTGCTCGCCGAGAGCCCGTCCGCGACGGTTTACTATAATCTCGGTAACGCCTACTACCGCGACGGGCAGTATGGCCGGGCCATCCTTCAGTACGAGCGCTGCCTCGTCCTGAACCCTGATAATGCCGATGCCCGCGCCAACCTGAAACTTGCTCAGGACGCCGCTCAGGTAGACCCGCCAGCGCGCACCTGGTATGAAAACTACGCGCAGGCCGCAGGCGTCAACACCTGGACCTGGCTTGCTGTCGTGAGCTTCTGGGGCGCAGCCTTTCTCATCGTGCTGCCACCTCTCTTTCGCTGGCGCAGCCCCTGGCGTCCGCTCCTGCTCACGCTCTGTGTGATCGGGCTCGGAGTCAGTGGGACCGGACTGGCCGGTTACCATTTCATGAGTCAGGAGGGCATTGTCCTCACCGACGACGCTCCGCTCAAGCTAGCCCCGACCTCTACCAGCCCGGCCAAGAGCTTCCTGCACGCAGGCCAACCGGCCGACATCAAGAAAACGCATGGTGACTATGCCTACGTCGTCACCGCCACCGGTGAGCAAGGCTGGATGAGCAGCGACGTTTTTGCGCCGATCTGGGATATGCGCTAA
- a CDS encoding BatD family protein — MRILTAIFLGITFATSLAAQDVRVESSFEPGIMYAGETGVYRYTVSEERQGGGFFSAFNGLDISPVTLPPVPGLEFAYLGPSHNVNVVNGKSQVGVTHQYRVRASKEGTYTLPSFEITVDGKQQTVPAATLKILAASQSNDPADTGKALLMELVLPRDKIYVGESLPVQVHLLIRKDTPIAGINGEPPLKIGDAFAVSDFSAPVQREATRDGAIYLDIMWQAVVTPYKAGTYPLVFQKDLLVFVQSPSQQQRRTGNPLIDNFFNRNTRETQRLSLYTGQDDFTVLELPQEGRPDNFSGAIGQFTAATPSVDPTQAQVGEPMTLSMNIDGAGNFDRFEAPALVEDDGWRVYNPEETFTPSDRYRLQGTKTFKYVIIPRDESVTETPAATFNYFNPDTEQYVELPLASQPVTITPAPPGQRPNVPATNATRTTAAQARQPELLPARDTVVTWGQSMTPLLRSPWFLGVQVVPLAALVILALTRRRRNRLLSDPRYAREVSARKALKPRLAAAQKAAAADQADAFYSEAQRIIQLTTGRLVDQTAEALSADEIDSLLATRQVDTATREQAQSFLHAGDALKFGGRHGADINLKQEMARLEALSSQLMKLS, encoded by the coding sequence ATGCGTATACTGACCGCCATATTTTTGGGAATCACCTTCGCCACCTCTCTGGCCGCGCAGGACGTCCGCGTCGAGAGCTCATTCGAGCCCGGCATCATGTATGCCGGTGAGACCGGGGTCTATCGCTATACCGTAAGCGAGGAGCGTCAGGGCGGAGGTTTCTTCAGTGCCTTCAATGGGCTGGACATTTCTCCCGTGACACTACCCCCAGTGCCCGGACTGGAGTTCGCCTATCTGGGGCCAAGCCATAATGTCAATGTGGTCAATGGGAAGAGCCAGGTGGGCGTGACTCATCAGTACCGCGTGCGCGCCTCGAAGGAGGGTACCTACACCCTGCCCTCCTTTGAGATTACTGTCGATGGGAAGCAGCAGACTGTCCCGGCGGCCACGTTAAAGATTCTCGCAGCGTCCCAGTCGAATGATCCGGCTGATACCGGTAAAGCCCTGCTCATGGAGCTGGTGCTCCCGAGGGATAAAATCTACGTCGGTGAATCCCTGCCGGTCCAGGTACATCTGCTGATCCGCAAGGACACGCCCATCGCAGGCATCAACGGTGAGCCTCCGCTCAAGATCGGTGATGCATTTGCCGTCAGTGATTTCTCAGCCCCGGTGCAGCGCGAAGCCACCCGCGATGGGGCTATCTATCTCGACATCATGTGGCAGGCGGTCGTCACCCCCTATAAGGCAGGGACCTATCCTCTGGTTTTTCAAAAGGACTTACTGGTCTTCGTGCAGAGCCCAAGTCAGCAGCAGCGCAGAACCGGGAACCCGCTCATTGACAACTTCTTCAACCGTAACACGCGGGAGACACAGCGACTATCTCTCTACACCGGTCAGGATGACTTTACCGTGCTCGAGCTCCCCCAGGAGGGCCGCCCGGATAACTTCAGCGGTGCGATCGGGCAGTTCACCGCCGCCACGCCGAGCGTCGACCCGACCCAAGCACAGGTCGGTGAGCCCATGACGCTCAGTATGAATATCGACGGCGCCGGGAACTTTGATCGCTTCGAGGCACCCGCCCTGGTCGAGGACGACGGCTGGCGCGTCTACAATCCTGAGGAAACCTTTACGCCGAGCGATCGTTACCGTCTTCAGGGCACGAAGACCTTTAAATATGTCATCATCCCGCGCGATGAATCCGTCACCGAGACACCAGCAGCCACGTTTAACTATTTCAATCCGGACACGGAGCAGTACGTCGAGCTTCCTCTGGCTTCGCAGCCGGTAACGATCACGCCCGCCCCACCCGGCCAGCGCCCGAATGTGCCTGCGACAAACGCGACCAGAACGACGGCCGCGCAGGCCCGTCAGCCTGAGCTGCTCCCTGCCAGGGACACGGTCGTAACCTGGGGGCAGTCGATGACACCCCTGTTGCGCTCTCCGTGGTTTCTGGGGGTGCAGGTCGTCCCGCTGGCCGCGCTGGTCATCCTCGCGCTTACGCGCCGCCGCCGCAATCGCCTGCTCAGCGACCCCCGCTATGCCCGCGAGGTCAGTGCCCGAAAGGCCCTCAAGCCTCGGCTGGCTGCTGCCCAGAAAGCCGCCGCCGCAGACCAGGCAGACGCTTTTTACTCTGAGGCCCAACGCATCATCCAGCTTACCACGGGCCGGCTGGTGGACCAAACCGCCGAAGCTCTCTCTGCGGATGAAATCGACAGTCTACTGGCCACACGGCAGGTCGATACGGCCACGCGCGAGCAGGCCCAAAGCTTCCTCCATGCCGGGGACGCGCTCAAGTTTGGTGGACGACACGGCGCAGACATTAACCTGAAACAAGAGATGGCCCGCCTGGAAGCTCTCAGCAGCCAACTGATGAAACTCTCATGA
- a CDS encoding VWA domain-containing protein → MTFHSPVWLYVIPVALLVLWGVFHLAARARKRQLGKFAADRLVADLLRSYSPARRRFKQLLIAAGIALLLVALARPQYGYSWREMPARGIDVLFVLDSSRSMLAEDIRPNRLERAKLAILDFVDKVPGDRVGLVAFAGNAFLQCPLTLDYDAFEMSLEAVDTSVISHGGTDIARALIEAENAFDKDNNHKIVILITDGEDLEQSGIDQARMLADRGMTIYTVGVGTSEGELIPVATSSGRIEYLRDSDGQPITTRLDAETLKDIAEATGGFYVPLGVSGYGLEQVYESGLKSVPEQDLGVRRTKVSLERFQWPLGLAIFLLAWEPLVGTRRLFLRKRLGKSSATAAVLTGLFVALPAVTLPQPANAQSAPSNQELPLPASEEPLTPQSDDAQETPAPQNPEPAAPAKRIDPSKLYRSGDYAAAAQGYAQQLSTNPADAEASYNLGNSLYAQQQYEAARQAYNQALSALDFELQADAFYNLGNVNYQLGKAALAETPPAQEISQANDAAQGQVSQALQTGNDILKRAEPNRTPAALRNPQAQQNLVPQQEIQQAIQMAEQAKQAATDVKEQSETAATAGESSTGFWQEAADAYQSSLELVPGSKDAAHNAQVVTRKLEQQRSDVESLMNAAKQQAENVEVLTMLIEELKELLEEQQNQQDQNQDQQNQDQNQQQNDQQDSQDQENQDQQDQQQNQSDSSSSSDSSQQNQDQQDQGKQGEDSSQNRQGKDSQKSGQQNEQQDQNSSDGKDQNQSGDQEQPDQQDSDKQDDKTSGEDQQQPGQEEQNQQDKGEQPGQQPQPSQGTQDQSGSSQQEQSGGPGEQGLSEDQLKELSKQMTQEQAAQPGQEGDDKAAAAAAGKDGEQAQDVRLVPGVMTREEARRLLDALKKDDKKLPSLYVPQQYNVDEEGKRKDW, encoded by the coding sequence GTGACCTTTCACTCTCCAGTCTGGCTCTATGTCATCCCCGTCGCGCTGCTCGTGCTCTGGGGCGTGTTTCATCTGGCCGCCCGTGCTCGCAAACGGCAACTGGGCAAATTTGCGGCAGACCGGCTCGTGGCCGACCTGCTGCGCTCATACAGCCCCGCACGCCGCCGCTTCAAGCAACTCTTGATCGCCGCCGGGATCGCGCTGCTGCTCGTGGCTCTGGCCCGCCCGCAGTACGGCTACTCCTGGCGGGAGATGCCTGCGCGTGGGATCGACGTGCTCTTCGTCCTGGACTCCTCGCGCAGTATGCTCGCCGAGGACATCCGCCCCAACCGTCTGGAGCGTGCCAAGCTCGCCATCCTCGACTTCGTTGACAAGGTCCCCGGCGACCGTGTTGGCCTGGTCGCCTTTGCCGGTAACGCCTTCCTTCAGTGTCCGCTGACGCTGGATTATGATGCCTTTGAAATGTCACTGGAGGCCGTTGATACGAGCGTAATTTCCCACGGTGGGACTGACATCGCACGCGCCTTGATAGAGGCCGAAAACGCATTTGATAAAGACAACAACCACAAGATCGTCATCCTCATCACCGATGGCGAAGACCTGGAGCAGAGCGGCATCGATCAGGCGCGGATGCTGGCTGATCGCGGGATGACGATTTACACCGTCGGCGTTGGCACCTCTGAGGGTGAGCTAATCCCGGTAGCGACGTCGAGCGGCCGCATCGAGTACCTGCGGGACAGCGATGGCCAGCCCATCACCACCCGCCTCGACGCGGAGACCCTCAAAGACATTGCCGAGGCCACGGGCGGTTTTTATGTGCCGCTGGGCGTATCCGGCTACGGGCTGGAGCAGGTTTACGAATCCGGCCTCAAGTCCGTCCCCGAGCAAGATCTCGGCGTTCGCCGTACAAAGGTTTCGCTTGAGCGCTTCCAGTGGCCGCTGGGCCTGGCGATATTCCTGCTCGCGTGGGAGCCGCTGGTGGGCACACGTCGCCTTTTCCTGCGCAAGCGCCTCGGAAAGTCTTCCGCTACTGCAGCAGTGTTGACTGGACTTTTTGTGGCTCTGCCTGCGGTTACTTTGCCCCAGCCCGCAAATGCGCAAAGCGCACCGTCAAACCAAGAACTGCCCCTCCCTGCGAGCGAAGAACCGCTTACACCGCAGTCCGACGATGCGCAGGAGACCCCTGCCCCACAGAACCCCGAGCCTGCCGCTCCGGCCAAGCGTATCGATCCCTCTAAGCTGTATCGATCCGGCGACTACGCAGCGGCTGCTCAAGGCTACGCCCAGCAACTGAGTACAAATCCGGCTGATGCCGAAGCGAGCTACAATCTCGGCAACAGTCTGTACGCCCAGCAGCAATACGAAGCCGCCCGTCAGGCCTACAACCAGGCGCTTTCCGCCCTGGATTTTGAATTGCAGGCTGATGCCTTTTACAACCTCGGTAACGTGAATTACCAGCTGGGTAAAGCAGCTCTGGCCGAAACACCGCCCGCGCAGGAGATTTCGCAGGCCAATGATGCTGCCCAGGGGCAAGTCAGCCAGGCCCTGCAAACGGGCAATGACATCCTCAAGCGTGCCGAGCCGAACCGCACACCTGCTGCCCTTCGCAACCCTCAGGCCCAGCAGAACCTGGTCCCACAGCAGGAGATCCAGCAAGCGATCCAGATGGCCGAGCAGGCAAAGCAGGCCGCCACCGACGTTAAGGAACAAAGCGAAACTGCCGCCACCGCTGGTGAGAGCAGCACGGGCTTCTGGCAAGAAGCTGCCGACGCCTACCAAAGCTCACTTGAGCTGGTCCCCGGCAGTAAGGACGCCGCCCACAATGCGCAGGTGGTTACGCGTAAGCTCGAGCAACAGCGCTCGGACGTTGAATCTTTAATGAATGCTGCCAAGCAGCAGGCCGAAAACGTAGAGGTACTGACCATGCTGATCGAGGAGCTCAAGGAGCTGCTCGAAGAACAGCAAAACCAACAGGACCAGAATCAGGATCAACAAAATCAGGATCAGAACCAGCAGCAAAACGATCAGCAGGACTCACAGGATCAGGAAAACCAGGACCAGCAGGATCAACAGCAGAACCAAAGCGACTCCTCATCGTCTTCTGACTCCAGCCAGCAAAATCAGGATCAACAAGATCAGGGCAAACAGGGTGAAGATAGCTCCCAAAACCGGCAGGGCAAAGACAGCCAAAAGTCTGGTCAACAGAACGAGCAGCAAGACCAAAACAGCTCTGATGGCAAAGACCAGAACCAGTCCGGTGATCAGGAGCAGCCCGACCAGCAGGATTCGGACAAACAGGACGATAAGACTTCTGGTGAAGATCAACAGCAGCCCGGCCAGGAAGAGCAGAACCAACAGGATAAGGGTGAGCAGCCAGGGCAGCAGCCGCAGCCCTCACAGGGCACTCAGGATCAGTCTGGCTCCTCTCAGCAGGAGCAGTCGGGTGGCCCCGGCGAGCAGGGCTTGAGCGAGGACCAGCTAAAGGAACTTTCCAAGCAGATGACACAGGAGCAGGCAGCCCAGCCCGGACAGGAAGGTGACGATAAGGCAGCCGCCGCCGCTGCCGGAAAGGACGGCGAGCAGGCACAGGACGTTCGCCTTGTGCCCGGTGTCATGACCCGTGAGGAAGCCCGCCGCCTGCTGGACGCCTTGAAAAAGGACGACAAGAAACTGCCTTCACTCTACGTACCCCAGCAGTACAATGTGGATGAAGAAGGCAAACGTAAGGACTGGTAA